GCACGGGGGAAAATTCTGTCTAACAATACACTCTAGGACCTGTTGCTCACTAGATGGGGAACGACAAATGATACGCCCTGGTTCAAAACGTCACATAAACAAATGTTCCTGTAGTTGTGTATATTATACGTGAGGATAACAAAAGAAAGTTAGAATTTTACATAaaacagggggtagagagggagagagggggtagagaaacAGGTTTATGGAGGGAAGAACAGGTGTAAAGAGAAGTGAGGAAGGGAAAAGGGAAAAGCAACAGGCAGGAGAAAATAGGCCAGAGGACCAAGGATAGAGAAACATAAAGAGGGAAAATGGAGTGAGAGAAGGAGCAGGCAAGAGAGaggataaatgagagagagagagactagttcTCATAGCAGACGTCCTTGGTGTTGTTGGCTTTGTGGGAAAGTGAATGATAAAAGAGGCATATAAATCAGAAGAGAAAGGCAAGACAACAGCAAGGCCCCCATCACACCCTATACAGATCCACACTGGCAGCAAGGACAATTGGCACACAGCACTCACAAGCACACACCAACCCCCACCCACCACCCCTGGCCTGCACAGCCAAcagctgtgtgtctctgtgtgtgtggtaaaTAATTAACTTATTCTGCTCTGCTGACCAGAGCTTATGAGACTAGTCATGACCAGCTAGATGGGGGGTGggttaaagagattctccggtacttttgtatactttttagccagtagttctgaaagtatttctcatgagccaaaagtggtcGAAAATTGCAGAtatgctctctctcgctctactgtgtgtgcatcttgctagctgtcactcaaatagcaggaggctgaagctcattggctaaaACTCGAATTTCTAGGGGGTTGGCCCAtgtgggggaaaatgtagggatttcgtggctaattgaggtaagacagtaattctgctcagaTTATGCAAGTATGAACTaaacattgacacatccagcccaaagcgggatgTGTCAATAAAAAAATACTTAGTTGCCAAAGTTCCAGAGCATGTCTTTAATAATCCAGctaaacaaaacataaaaactAGTACAGAATTGCTTTTTAACAAATCACTCAAAGGGTAATTCAATATACATTTAACAAATACATATGTATCAATAAATAAGTAATTTATAACGCTAATGCCATCCCAACAGTATAGTCAGTACATAACCCTCCTGAGGATGGCTGTAAAAACGACATCTCATCTTCAGCCCCAGATAACTCCAGTGCAATAACGCCAAACAACCCAAAACATTCCACCACTGCTACAGTACAGTGCTACCACTACCGGTTTTTCACTCCATCCTTTTCCCAGATCTAGCATCGCCCCTGTCCTGCTAGGCCTAACCCCTTGGCGACCCCTCACTCCTCCAGTAAGAGACAGTGGACATTGTCCCTTGACTATACTGACCGGCCAGCCCCAGCAGCGACCCCTTTAATGAAGTGAGTAAATTATGCATGGTGCCAGTTAGCTTTCTGATTAAAACATCATACAGGTCTCTCATCTAGAGGGAGGTGCAGCGGCAAAACAGTGGTGGTTGTAAACACTTTTCCCAGGAGCAGCAGTGTACTGCTAGGGTCTAATATATTTGCATAGTCTGGCGCAGTACAAAAAGCCAATTACTTGAAAAGCAGAGCCCCTCTAAAGACGAGGGGCTCTGCTTTGCAACATGGAATGTTGCAAAGGAATGTCCCACTTCAGTTTGTAAACGATGTGTAATATTACATGTGTATGTCCTCTAGTGTCAGAGTTCATGCAGACGCCTCAGGCcttgctccccccccccccatgagTACCATATGACTATGGCTTGTCCCACCTAGCGACATTAAAATGAAATGTACCAactaagtcgcactggataagagcgtctgctaaatgactaaaatgtaaatggcccTAAGAGCGCAGAACAGGGAGGGTCAGTTATACCTTTCTGTCCGTGCCGACTGCTGAACTTGTCTCCTATCTCTGGTCTCCTGGTCTGTCTCAGCAGGATCTTGATGAGGAAAGCATCGTCTGCGTTGGAGGAGATCATCACCTTTTCAATGTATGAGTCTGTGGAGCCCTTGTAACTGTAGACAGGAGAACACAGGCATCAGCTGACCTGATCTGACAAGGCTGAATAGGTGAAGGACGGACCTGAAAGGACTGGGTTGTTAGCCGTCATATGGGGGAAACTAACTATTTTGCTCAAATGTCAGAAGAGATGGTAGTAGGgcagggacgataccagtatcacgGTACTCATTAGTATCGTgccaaggaaacaaaacatgaagcggatttaacttctttaggaagacatccctaatgttggaaacagcaggtttttaaaaggACCAAAGAGTAAAGTCTACTTAATGTTAaaatttttgccatggaaagaaatattgcgatactggtatcgtcacagccctagaTAGTAGATGAGGAACGAACGTTATATTAATAGCTCAGGGGGTTTAGGATATTGTTACTCTGAGTGGTGTGGGGGGGCAAGCAGGGGTGTATGAGTGGTGAGGGGAGAAGGCAGGCACACCCACCTGATGGGCACGTCTCTGTACTGGGGCTGTCCTGGCTGGGCACTGCCCTCCAGTGGTGTCTGGGTGACAGTGGGCATGGACTTGTTCACCAGCACCTGCTTATTCTCCACCTTCTCACCTTGgagacacacacatgcgcacagacAAACACGATACTGATGAATCTCCCACATTAATTCCATATTTGCTTATTCTGTATGCATGAATGTAAAATCAAAGACATATCACACATTTTTTAGGTTACTTTATACATAAAACACAAATACATCCTTCAACACGTTTCCATATGGAGAGAAGGATGTCACCAACTGGTTGTAATAATAAAAATGGGTGACAGTGAGATTCTCGAGTAACAGAGCCTGTTGGTTCCTTCTCCAGGAGTCCTGCTGGAGGGTGTTACTCACCAGGGCAGCAGATGCCGTCGGCGTCCAGGATACTGTGCCTCCAGATGGGCTTGCGTGTGGCCGCGTCCAGCATGGGACCCATCACCTTGTCAAAGGTCTGGTTGGTGTAGCGCCTCAACGTGCACTTGGCGTTCTTGTAGACCAGGCACCTTCCGAATCCTGGAAAATGAGGGTCAGAGTTCAGGATCGCAAATAACTATTTGTACCAGAAGTCAGTGAACTCTTTGTATTTCAGTACAGTAACAAGAGCACTACATCTAAAATCCATCAGTGATCATGTTCAGAAGAGGGCATCAGCCGGGAGAGGGCATCAGCCAAGAAGTTAGTGATATTTGTAATTTAAACACTTTACATTGTATTGACAGAGTATATTGCTATTTTTTCTCCATTTTCCTTCTTAGCCCATAGACATAGATTAATGTAGATCAGTAACTAACCTCTGTCTAGAGAGGCCTTGTTGAGGATCAGAGCGTCCTCTATGTCGTAGCCGCTGTAACTCATCACAGCCACTGTGGCGTTCTGGCCCGCAGGCAGCTTCTCAAAGTCTATCAGCTCTATGGTCCTAGTCTTCACCATGGGCTTCTGAGGGTAGCCCAGCAGGTACATCAGAGTGTCTATACGGTTCCTCTGGTTGTAGCCAATCGTACCTGACAGGAGAAACAATGGAAATTAAATTACTACAATGGGCTTTTTTTTATTCTTTTACGTTATTCTTCAAAACGTAAAATATTTTATTACTCAATCGTCTGAGAAAAATCATTTAAAACTCATTCAGTGCATCTTAAGAGCAAAGAAAAAGCTAAAGTAATTACTAATGTTCAATTTAAGGAAACAAACATTTAAATCCCAGATTTATTCCATTGTTAGCGCTTGAGCGCCTTAACCAAACAGTGTATCACATAAGAGAGTATTCTGAAAGTGGACAAGTAGTTTTTAATCCTGCTTCTCCAGAGGCCGGGGTTGAGCCAGGGCCAGATCCCTGGTACAAACACAGtggagaggagctggccagggcATGGAATAATGGCTGGCCTCCCTGGAGGCCTTGACATTTGTCAGATGCTATTACTTCACAATTAGGCTACAAGCAACAGACCCCTGTGATAATAGGGCCCCGGTCACACAGACATATTTGCACATGTATAGGCCTAGCCACACAAAACAGAGACGGCAGAGGATATTGGGCCAAATATAGTCCCAGTTGCAGTGTTTTTTTGTAaagatgggggagggagaaggagggggtgaatggagggagggggatgggggtGACTGGGCTCTTGCGAATACTAGTGGTGTCGTTTGGAGAAGTTTTGGTTATCAGGGAGCTCCTGGGTGTGCACTCTGTGGTCTCTCCCTCGCAGCTGAGCACACTGACCCCCTGAACACAGCGAACAGCAGACACAATGAATTGCTAATGACACTGGGTGACTAGCATGGAAAGGCCTCcgcacacacaggacacaaaggAGGGCCTACGCAGGCACCTCATGTTTGATGTCCATGTGCATATACAAAAacactccatcacacacacacaaaatgcattcTGACAAGAAATATGTGTGTGTTCACATCGGTACACACTGCTCCTGTGGAGGATGTTTGATGAGTACTGATGCCTGATCAAAGGTGCAGCTTAAAAACAGCCATCCTCTACAGACCGAAGCAGAGGAACCAGCGACAGGGGGTCTGTAGAACTGGAGAGGTGTCTTACCCATGGCCTGCTTGCCCATAGCACACTGGTATGTGTTCCTGGGGGACTGGTTGTGATGTGGGTAGGGGATCAGGCCAGCACAGACCCCTAGTAGTGTGAAGGGCTCAATCTCCAAGTGAGTAGTGTCCCTACGTACAAAACAAGAGCATTGGGACTGATAAGAATTACAGCAGAGAATATTGAGTACATatgaaaacatagaaaataactaGACCAGAGGGGCCTAACGTTTCAGACAGTATAGAGCCATGGCCAGAAGTTACTCACTTATTAATCATGTGCTCATAGAGGGCGATCTGACAGTCATTCTCCTCGTTGACATCCAGGTACTCCACTAGGCTCTCATGGAGGAAATCCTCAAAGGTTCTGACAGCAACAAAACAGATGAGCATTTCAAAAGTCCACAACTTCCACCACTAATGTAAACATTTTGCCCCCCTAGAAAGTAAACTTGGCTGAGCTTAAAATCCCATCATATACAAGCTGGTAGATGATGCTAGTTTCTTTGTATTGAATAACATTAGCTGTATGAGATGATGAAATGGAGCACACCTGTATCCCTGGGTCAACTCCTCGATGTGTTTGTTCTTGACCATCGGCTGTCCTTTCTTCACAATGATGTACGGTCTGGCAGGAGCAAGAGCACCAGTTTAAAAATGAGTTGAAGGGGGGTACAAGAGAAAGATGAAGTGAGGCGCAGCCTGAACTAGCTTGCACATTTTCACTTATAAACCTTCAAATAATATGTTAACTGTTTCAGTGCTGAACTCGGGCTGTGTTAGAACTTTGCTCCATGCATAGACAGCGGTGGGGTGTCATGTCCTCCCTGGTGCCCCCTACCTGCAGAGGCGTCCTCCGTCTGAGGAGATGTAGACACAGCGGTCGGTTAGGTTGGTGGAGATGGACACAAACTCGTTGATAAATCCGGCCCGTCGCATCAGTCTGAAGGTGTACACCAGCCTTTGGTGGTCCCGGATCACCCCCAGGATGTTACCTGTGGACAGACCCAGAGAAACCAACTTTAAGGCACAGAGCTCCTTACACTAAATACTTACTGACTTTCCTTTATTTAGGGGATATTTGACAGAGACAATGCAATGATCAACATTTCTCTAAATGCGTCAGATTTAACCAGCCGGCACATTTGCCTCTGCAGTCCCCCCTGGACTACAGATGAACACACCCACACAAAGAAATAATGAATAATACAGGACTTGGAGCTAGCCACGGTATATTTCCCACAGTGTGCAGAGCCACAGACTCCAGCAGGGGTTCTGGGCATAATATTGAACTTGAAGAAATGGAGGAGCCACAGTATGGAAGGATTTGCGCACGTTCTGTGGCGCTTTGACACCTGCTGTTACTAATTAATAAAGCCTGGTGACAGTCAGTCAACATAATTTGACAGTTATCATTGGCTTGAAAAACAAAATACACTTATTAATGGACCCAGTCCAGACTTTCTCATGGCGCACTAGTAGCACTATATGAATAGCTTTTCAGACACACTGTATAAAGCACAACATGTGCTTTCTGTAAACTGGACATTCCATGTTCTTTCCCGTCATGTTTGAGGCATTGTATTGAAAAAGAGAGGAAGGTTTAAGATTTAAGTAATCAAAAAAGGGAAAACCCAACAGCAACAACCATCCTGGCTTGAGAGCCTACTGCTGGTTATATGTATCAAGCTCTTACGTGTACGCGCATGTGCGCGTGCATgcgcaactgtgtgtgtgtgtgtgtgcgcgtgcagtCACCATTGAGGAAGACCAGGAAGACACTGGGGTAGGAGAGCTCCTCTCCACACAGCAGGTTGACGTCCTCCACTCCTAGGTTGAAGGCCAGCTTGACGATGGGGCCGTCCTCCATGTCTGTGGTGATGTGGGTCATCAGGGCCAGGTTCTTCACCAGACCACAGGCCTAGGACACAACACAACCACTGGTCAGAAGCTGTTATACACAGGCCAAGGCAACACTACCTAGAACTGACATTAGGATTGTCCACAGCACTTTGTGAGCTGCAGTTCAAAATTCAGACATGTTAGTTTTCACACAGTAGGAGTGTTTGcacgagagtgtgtgtgttgaggtcATGGGGGCcatggtgtgtgtgcatgccaatgtgtacgtgtgtgactgtgtgtgtttatccctcTCTGACTCACCTCTCCCTCCGGGGTGTCGGAGGGGCACAGCATGCCCCACTGGGAGGGCTGTAGGGAGCGGGGTCCGCTGACCTTCCTGGTCTTCTCAaactgggaggagatcctggtcATCATGCCCAGAGCCGAGATGAAGGAGAGACGGGACAGCACCTGGGTCACGCCCTGACGGTCCATCTTAAACCTCTTCAGGGACCAGTTCCCCTGGGGGCACAGAGAGGACAGGTCAACTGCTTGGAACCATCAACATATTTATGGTTCCAAGCAGTGACAACACTGCTGATGTTAAAATGGCTTTAAAAATAAACACTTTATATTGATTGATTTATGTCTCTAACTGCAAAACACTGTGGGATCAGCTATGACAAACTATATCTTCATGATGTTTAGAAAAATGAAAGAATGGAAGACCAACCTCAGAAACAACATTACATTCAAAACTGGACGGGAAAAAAACCTGACAACTCCGAATCCCCTTCTGCCATATGTCAATCTGTACGGATATCACATGCACTGTCTGGCATTAAGGGACCAGAGCTTGATACAGGGGCGGAGAGCAGCACTCACTGTGGAGATGGCGTTGACCATGCCGTTGGTGATCTGATCCTGGCGCATGTGTTTGACAATGTCGAACTGGGCTGCCCGCTGCTTGGGGATGATCTGGTCTGAGATCTTCTTCAGCTCGGAGTTGAACTTCTTAAAGAGATCCTcaaacagcagagacagcagctagccagagggggatagagagtgTTAGTAGTACAGTCAGAACCATATGTattaagtgtctcagagtaggagtgctgatctaagatcaggtcctccctgtccataaTAATCAGAGTCACTATGATCTGCAAGGCAAAACTGACACAGTGGAAACATCAAATCTCAACAGTGGAAGCTACAGTGGAGAGTCTCTGTTGCAACTAAATAGATGTGAAACAACAATACTCAGAGAGATAGTAGTATCCCCTGGAGTCACAGGCAAGGCAAACCCTCTGTTCTCCTGGCTTCTGCTGCCAGCTGTTCTGTTCCTCTCTATTATCAGCTCAGAGACAACGACCAGGTCCTGGGAGACAGATGTAATAACCAGGTGTGCCAACCCTGAGATAAGCCTGACATGGCCTCTCTCccaggtctctctcctctcctcagtaagGCCTTTAGTGGGGCacctctctcactcgctctcaaCACATTTGCATACATCATAACAAACAAGCAGCGCTGGCAAAATTAATAATAAAGAAATAAAGCTTCAGTCGCACAGCCGGGCCAATTAGCTGAATGTCAGGGAATCATaattggagagaggagagattgcTGGGCATTGTGAGTACATAAGCCCCCTATTGAAAGGAGGCCCTGCGGCCCCTTCCACCCCCACCTCGCCTCCACTCCTCAGCCAGAGCAGGTCGGGTGGGGGGAAATTAAAGGCCTTAAGACAGCCGTAATTACATTATCAGAGCCGGGGCCTGCAGGATTAGCTAAATCGCTCCAGTCAAGGCGGCCATTCTTTTGTCAAGGCTCGGGAAAATGCCTCCGCTACCCCGGCCCTGGGATTTTGGTGCTGCTGCTGCGTATCTCTCCCCCCTGACCATGCCAGCCGAGGAATACAGAGTGAGGCAGGCAGGGATGAGGAAaacaaaacaggcaacaacaaagCGGGAGGAAAATAATGAAGGTATtaatagagggagaggggtgacaaAGACGCAGGTGAAAGATCAGAGCACGGGAAGGCTGTTGTAGAGTCTGTATCCACTAGCACAGGCCTGGGATCAGTTCTCAGAGAAGTACGAAGCACTGCGTATAGAGACAATAGTTTTGactggggaggaagagaggattaAAACCTCTATGGGATGAAGTGACTCTGGACACAGTacggttacagtgagggaaaaaagtatttgatcccctgctgattttgtaagtttgcccactgacaaagacatgatcagtccacaattttaatggtaggtttatttgaacagtgagagacagaataacaacaaaatccagaaaaacgcatgtcaaaaatgttataaattgatctgcattttaatgagggaaataggtatttgacccctctgcaaaacatgacttagtacttggtggcaaaacccttgctggcaatcagaggtcagacgtttcttgtaattggccaccaggtttgcacacatctcaggagggattttgttccactcctctttgcagatcttctccaagtcattaaggtttcgaggctgacgtttggcaactcaaaccttcagctccctccacagattttctattggattaaggtctggagactggctaggccacaccaggaccttaatgtgcttcatcttgagccactcctttgttgccttggccgtgtgttttgggtcattgtcatgctggaatacccatccacgacccatttacaATGACCtgaatgagggaaggaggttctcaccaaagatttgacggtacatggccccgtccattgtccctttgatgcagtgaagttgtcctgtccccttaacataaaaacacccccaaagcataatgtttccacctccatgtttgacggtggggatggtgttcttggggtcataggcagcattcctcctcctccaaacacagcgagttgagttgatgccaaagagctccattttggtctcatctgaccacaacactttcacccagttctcctctgaatcattcagatgttcattggcaaacttcagacgggcatgtatatgtgctttcttgagcagggggaccttgcgggcgctgcaggatttcagtccttcacagcgtagtgtgttaccaattgtcttcttggtgactatggtcccagctgccttgagatcattgataaagatcctcccgtgtagttctgggctgattcctcaccgttctcatgatcattgcaactccacgaggtgagatcttgcatgaagccccaggcagagggagattgacagttcttttgtgtttcttccatttgcgaataatcgcaccaactgttgtcaccttctcaccaagctgcttggcgatggtcttgtaggccattccagccttgtgtaggtctacaatcttgtccctgacatccttggagagctctttggtcttggccatggtggagagtttggaatctgattgattgattgcttctgtggacaggtgtcttttatacaggtaacaagctgagattaggagcactccctttaagagtgtgctcctaatctcagctcgttacctgtataaaagacacctgggaaccagaaatctttctgattgagagggggtcaaatacttatttccctcattaaaatgcaaatcaatttataacatttttgacatgcgtttttctggatttttttgttgttattctgtctctcactgttcaaataaacctaccattaaaattatagactgatcatttctttgtcagtgggcaaacgtacaaaatcagcaggggatcaaatacttttttccctcactgtacatgcacaCAATATGATTAGTCAATactcagattaatataatagttcgattaaaatgtttacatgctttgcaagaagaaagaattccctaataatcctgtttttacatggacatctgaaatcaggctactgaTGGGACTTTGATAATAGTAGAAAATCGCAAATCAAAATAAACTTTCTACCACAGCGATGGAAAGGCTATTTATTTCTGAGTTTGGACAAAGTTCTTATACAAAAACTATGTCTAAGATGCATAGTTTCAGTTTTTCCGTACTCACTTCACTCGCGCAAAAGAGGGAGGCTCGCGCTGCTGGGCAACTGTACAGCACTGTCACACAACCTACCCTTTAATCCATTAGTATTAAATGCTGCAACTCATCTTTCATTTAAATTACAGAGCAGCGTGAGGGAGTCCTACTGTGTAGACAGACCCAGAGAAGGCCCTGCTGACTGTGGAGCTGCATACTGTACGTCACTGTGCTGGAGGAAGTCTGTACAGGAGGCAAATGTGGCAAAGGAAGTCTGTACAGGAGGCAAATGTGGTAAAGGAAGTCTGTACAGGAGGCAAATGTGGCAAAGGAAGTCTGTACAGGAGGCAAATGTGGTAAAGGAAGTCTGTACAGGCGGCAAATGTGGTAAAGGAAGTTTGTACAGGAGGCAAATGTACTCAGGTAACTCTGCGCCTCCCGATGTGATAGAGTAAGTCACCATAGAACAGTGCTGGAGTCTACTAACGGAGGGTGTAAACTAAATCACACTCAGAGGGGCGCAGGAGTTATATTTAGCATACTTTTGATTATTCCATGGGACATTCAATGTACCGTAAGGGGTCAGGAGGACAGAGGTTATATTAGGATAAAGACGAACAGACACTGGTGCTTCAGGTGGAGCGCTACAGTAGAGGAGACAGAAGACCGAGGCGTATTCATTCACCTGTCCAGCCAACTCCAGACGCTTGTTGCCATAGTAGTCTCTGTCGTCCACCTTGTTCTCTCCTTGGGCTAGGATCACCCTGCGCACCATCACCGCTAGGTAGATACACTTGGCCCGGAAGTTAAACTCCTTCACCTGGAGGTGGAATAGAGGACAGGGTTTGGGTCAATCCCATTTCTAAGTCAGTTCAGGGAGTAAATTGAAATTGCAGTTTCTTCTCAGAGAATTTAAGAAAATTGGAATTTGAACTTGCTAAATTAAATGGAACGGGTTCTATGTTAACACAAGTGTGTACCTTACAAATGTGCCCACTCATAGCCATATTAATAAAGAATAGATAAGGGTACAGGTGACAAAACTAAATAATCTTATGGTATGGTGAGCACAGTGCTTTAACCCTACCAACACCTGTCTCAGTGATACTACTGATAGATCCATAGTAAATCCCATGCCACACTGGGCTGGAGAGGTGTGTATAAAGCAGTTTTTTGGTCTGGTCAATCTGACAGCACTTACAGGTACATGAGTGAGGATGAGGGAAGCCAACAGCTCTCTGGCCTCCTCCATCTTGGTCTTCTTGGGCCCTCCCCACATGCGCTGTCTCCGCACCTTATTCCCAATGTATTTCAGAGCCTAGGGAACACACAGCGGTATATGAGAATACAACATCTGAAACTGCACtgcaataaaaaaacaaaaaacaggcaACCTGTATCTCAGATGACAGAGACAAACTTGAAAAGAACTGGAGAAGTAATTCTGAAGTGATGAAAATGTGAGATGCACGTTCATTGTCTCGAAAAGAAAAGAAGGACCCAAATGAACATTCTGAGGGATCAGAGTTGTAGCGGGTCAAGTGACTCACAAAAGCCACAACCGGATATGAGTCAGCCCTtatgccccacacacacacacacacacacacacgagtcaGCGATCTTCTGTGTCATGCTCTAGagagaaggtcagaggtcagtgagACTGAGCGCATCCTCCAGACCACCCACCCTGCAGGCTATAACTATTGGCTACTGAGGACACCAGTGAAGAGTCAACCATGCCATCCTGACCTGTGTATTATGCTACCATAATGGCAAAGGCAATCACTCAGAACAGACAATAGTCTATTtattacagtaaatgtaaaaacaCGGGAAATTCCTTTTATTTTATCTGAGCGGCTCTCTTAAAATTTGAAATCTCAATGCCCACCCCTGGACTATTATCTATTTTTATGGTCTACTGAGGCTTAGCTTGACGTATTGCGCATCAAAAGGTATAATGAGAACACTGAAAAGGCATGAAAAATATGCATTCAAAGCTTGTCCAACGGCCGTTGCTAGGATGCTAATATGGCCCCTGTCAACGCATTGCTGGTTCCTCCTGCTAAACAAGGGTCTTAATTCAGACAAATTGGTCCATTGCATTCATCAACATGTCAAAGAGGACATGTTGGCCTATTAAGTAATGACTTGAGGAGGAATATTCTTTAATTGCTAGGCATTACAAAGGCTGTGTCCCAAACTCAAGACATCTCCTCTTGTTAGAATACATTCTATTGAGAGCGGTTAAACTCTGGGTTTTTGAGACTCCTCAGACAATATAAGAGGATATAATCAGGTCAAATGGTCAGGAAGAAAGGGCCTACTAATGCCAAGTGTTCACTGGTTGTCagagatagttcacccaaataacTCAATTACTTTTCCTTGCTttgaaagcagtctatggacaaaggAGAGACTGCAATTCATGATTTGGGTTTAtgtactttacatttacatttgagtcatttagcagacgctcttatccagagcgacttacagttagtgagtgcatacattatttatttatttatttttcatactggccccccgtgggaatcgaacccacaaccctggcgttgcaaacgccatgctctaccaactgagctacatccctgccggccattccctcccctacactgaaCGATGCTGGACGACGCTGCCCCAAATGACAATGCCAATCTTGTaattcattccaaaatcatctcAAAGTAACTTGAAAAG
The sequence above is a segment of the Coregonus clupeaformis isolate EN_2021a chromosome 19, ASM2061545v1, whole genome shotgun sequence genome. Coding sequences within it:
- the polr3b gene encoding DNA-directed RNA polymerase III subunit RPC2, yielding MEILGEEFGDMTPQQLAAPVNTIEEKWKLLPAFLKVKGLVKQHIDSFNYFINVEIKKIMKANEKITSDADPMWYLKYLNIYVGMPDVEESFNVTRPVSPHECRLRDMTYSAPITVDIEYTRGSQRIIRNALPIGRMPIMLRSSNCVLTGKTSMEYSKLNECPLDPGGYFIVKGQEKVILIQEQLSKNRIIVEQDRKGAVGASVTSSTHEKKSRTNMIVKQGRFYLRHNALSEDAPIAIIFKAMGVESDQEIVQMIGTEEHVMANFSPSLEECQKAQIFTEIQALKYIGNKVRRQRMWGGPKKTKMEEARELLASLILTHVPVKEFNFRAKCIYLAVMVRRVILAQGENKVDDRDYYGNKRLELAGQLLSLLFEDLFKKFNSELKKISDQIIPKQRAAQFDIVKHMRQDQITNGMVNAISTGNWSLKRFKMDRQGVTQVLSRLSFISALGMMTRISSQFEKTRKVSGPRSLQPSQWGMLCPSDTPEGEACGLVKNLALMTHITTDMEDGPIVKLAFNLGVEDVNLLCGEELSYPSVFLVFLNGNILGVIRDHQRLVYTFRLMRRAGFINEFVSISTNLTDRCVYISSDGGRLCRPYIIVKKGQPMVKNKHIEELTQGYRTFEDFLHESLVEYLDVNEENDCQIALYEHMINKDTTHLEIEPFTLLGVCAGLIPYPHHNQSPRNTYQCAMGKQAMGTIGYNQRNRIDTLMYLLGYPQKPMVKTRTIELIDFEKLPAGQNATVAVMSYSGYDIEDALILNKASLDRGFGRCLVYKNAKCTLRRYTNQTFDKVMGPMLDAATRKPIWRHSILDADGICCPGEKVENKQVLVNKSMPTVTQTPLEGSAQPGQPQYRDVPISYKGSTDSYIEKVMISSNADDAFLIKILLRQTRRPEIGDKFSSRHGQKGVCGLIVPQEDMPFCDSGICPDIIMNPHGYPSRMTVGKLIELLAGKAGVMDGRFHYGTAFGGSKVKDVCEDLIRYGYNYQGKDYVTSGITGEPIEAYIYFGPVYYQKLKHMVLDKMHARARGPRAVLTRQPTEGRSRDGGLRLGEMERDCLIGYGASMLLLERLMISSDAFEVDVCGQCGLLGYSGWCHYCKSSCHVSSLRIPYACKLLFQELQSMNIIPRLKLARYNE